From one Catenuloplanes nepalensis genomic stretch:
- a CDS encoding dihydrolipoyl dehydrogenase family protein, translating to MNAQTYDVIVIGAGPAGENVADRAVKGGLTAAIVERELVGGECSYWACMPTKALLRSAAARRAALSVPGVPVGDLDPAAVLRRRDEFAAHWKDDSQVGWLDSAGIALHRGAGRIVADRVVEVGDVRLTARHAVVVATGTSAFVPDIPGLRDIAPWTSREAAAASSVPGRLAIIGGGVVATEMATAFAALGSAVTLLARSGVLGSFEPFAGERVTEALREAGVTVHLGAAVTGARRDPGGEVRLTLADGTEVAADEVLVATGRTPNTEGAGLPAGQWLTVDDTMRVNDWLYAVGDVNGRALLTHQGKYQARLAGDVIVARALGKPVEDARWGRHADSGVVPQVVFTDPEVASVGLTAAAATEAGLRTRVVDYDLGAVAGASLHADGYRGHARMVVDEDRSVIVGFTLAGPDVAELLHAATIAIAGEVPLHRLWHAVPAYPTVSEVWLRLLENYPL from the coding sequence ATGAACGCACAGACGTATGACGTGATCGTGATCGGCGCCGGCCCGGCCGGCGAGAACGTGGCCGACCGGGCGGTCAAGGGCGGCCTGACCGCCGCGATCGTCGAACGCGAACTGGTCGGCGGCGAATGCTCCTACTGGGCGTGCATGCCCACCAAGGCACTGCTGCGCAGCGCCGCCGCCCGTCGCGCCGCGCTGAGCGTGCCCGGGGTGCCGGTCGGCGACCTCGACCCGGCCGCGGTGCTGCGCCGCCGCGACGAGTTCGCCGCGCACTGGAAGGACGACAGCCAGGTCGGCTGGCTCGACAGCGCCGGGATCGCACTGCACCGGGGCGCCGGCCGCATCGTCGCCGACCGGGTCGTCGAGGTCGGCGACGTCCGCCTCACCGCCCGGCACGCCGTCGTCGTCGCGACCGGGACCAGCGCGTTCGTCCCGGACATCCCCGGACTGCGCGACATCGCGCCGTGGACCAGCCGGGAAGCGGCCGCCGCGTCCTCGGTCCCCGGCCGGCTCGCGATCATCGGCGGCGGCGTGGTCGCCACCGAGATGGCCACCGCGTTCGCCGCACTGGGCAGCGCCGTGACACTGCTGGCCCGCTCCGGGGTGCTCGGCTCGTTCGAGCCGTTCGCCGGGGAACGGGTGACCGAGGCACTGCGCGAGGCGGGCGTGACCGTGCACCTCGGCGCCGCCGTCACCGGCGCGCGCCGGGACCCCGGCGGCGAGGTGCGGCTCACGCTCGCCGACGGCACCGAGGTCGCCGCCGACGAGGTGCTGGTCGCCACCGGCCGCACACCGAACACCGAGGGCGCCGGACTGCCCGCCGGACAGTGGCTCACCGTCGACGACACCATGCGCGTCAACGACTGGCTCTATGCCGTCGGCGACGTCAACGGCCGGGCGCTGCTCACCCACCAGGGCAAGTACCAGGCACGGCTGGCCGGGGACGTGATCGTGGCCCGCGCGCTCGGCAAGCCGGTCGAGGACGCGCGCTGGGGACGGCACGCCGACTCCGGCGTCGTACCCCAGGTCGTCTTCACCGACCCGGAGGTCGCCTCCGTCGGCCTGACCGCGGCCGCGGCCACCGAAGCCGGGCTGCGGACCAGGGTCGTCGACTACGACCTCGGCGCGGTCGCGGGCGCGTCCCTGCACGCCGACGGATACCGCGGGCACGCCCGCATGGTCGTCGACGAGGACCGGTCCGTGATCGTCGGCTTCACGCTCGCCGGCCCGGACGTCGCGGAACTGCTGCACGCCGCCACGATCGCGATCGCCGGCGAGGTCCCGCTGCACCGGCTGTGGCACGCCGTCCCCGCCTACCCGACCGTCAGCGAGGTCTGGCTGCGGCTGCTCGAGAACTACCCGCTCTGA